In Bactrocera oleae isolate idBacOlea1 chromosome 3, idBacOlea1, whole genome shotgun sequence, a genomic segment contains:
- the Ski6 gene encoding exosome complex component RRP41, with protein MSNFELLSEQGLRLDGRRPHELRCIKCKLGVFEQPDGSAYLEQGNTKVLAAVYGPHQAQSNKLDLNEVVINCQYSMATFSTAERKNRPRGDRKSQEITLYLRQALRAAIKTELYPRSQIDVYVEVLQADGANYAVALNAATLALVDAGICLKEYVVACTASLSKNNIPLTDVSHVEEMSGGPTLTVASLPTSNKIAFMEMSQRFHLDNLPAVMEQALNGCREIQAIMEKEVRKHLMQMGSAGDWSNIAK; from the coding sequence atgtcTAATTTTGAGTTATTAAGCGAGCAGGGCCTGCGTCTAGATGGTCGTCGACCTCATGAACTCCGttgtataaaatgtaaacttggtGTATTTGAACAACCTGACGGTAGCGCCTATTTGGAACAAGGCAATACAAAAGTGCTCGCCGCTGTTTATGGCCCACATCAGGCGCAAAGTAACAAACTCGATCTTAACGAAGTGGTTATAAATTGCCAATATAGTATGGCGACATTTTCTACGGCGGAACGTAAGAACAGACCACGTGGGGATCGTAAATCACAAGAAATCACACTTTACCTACGGCAAGCACTGAGGGCTGCCATAAAGACTGAGCTATACCCACGTTCACAAATTGATGTGTACGTGGAAGTGTTACAAGCGGATGGTGCCAATTATGCCGTTGCTCTAAATGCCGCCACGCTTGCACTTGTGGATGCTGGTATTTGTCTAAAGGAATACGTTGTGGCATGTACCGCATCTTTGAGTAAAAATAACATACCCCTTACGGATGTTTCTCACGTGGAAGAGATGTCCGGTGGACCCACATTAACAGTCGCATCTTTACCAACATCTAATAAGATCGCGTTCATGGAAATGTCACAACGCTTCCATCTTGATAATTTACCAGCTGTAATGGAGCAGGCGTTAAACGGTTGCCGTGAAATACAAGCGATAATGGAGAAAGAAGTGCGGAAACATCTGATGCAAATGGGTTCTGCTGGAGACTGGAGTAATATTGCTAAATaa